caaagagccaaatggcctcttcctgctcctattttcgatgtaatcccttcccacactaagagcaggtgaatggcctctccccagtgtgaactcgctggtgtgtctgcagactggataactgtgtgaatccattcccacagagggagcaggtgaatggcttctccccagtgtgaacttgctgatgtctctgcagcatggatgaatcaataaatcccttcccacactgagagcaggtgaacggcctctcccctgtgtgaattcgctggtgtgtctgcagactggataaatcactgaatctctccccacactgagagcaggtgaacagtttctccccagtgtgaactcgctgatggttcCTTAGGTTGGATGAAGCTcggaatctctgcccacactgagagcaggtgaatggcttctccccagtgtgaactcgctggtgtgttcgcagactggatgactgagtgaatcccttcccacactgagagcaggtgaacgggcgctcaccagtgtgaactcgctgatggatcCGCAGGTTGGGtaaatcacggaatcccttcccacactgagagcagatgaatggtctctccccagtgtgaattcgctggtgtgaccgcaggatggataactgagtaaatcctttcccacactgagagcaggtgaacggtctctccccagtgtgaacgcgctgatgtctccgcagggtggataaatcactgaatcccttcccacactgagagcaggtgaatggcctctccccagtgtgaactcgctggtgtgactgcaggttggataaagtatggaatcccttcccacactgagagcaggtgaacggcctctccccagtgtgaagttgcTGATGTTTCCGAACGTTGGATAAAGCACagaatctctgcccacactgagagcaggtgaacggcctctccccagtgtgactgcgtcgatgcgtttccagctcagatgggaatctgtatcccttcccacagtccccacatttccacggtttctccatgttttgcatCTCCTCGTGtgtctccagattggacaatcagcagacgccttgtctacacacagaacatgtgcactgtctctcctcactgtgaatggtgtgatgttcttTCAGGCTGCGTAATAGTTGAAGCTCTCTTCAcaatcagttcactggaacactctcactcgggtgtgtgttgtgtgggtctcggtgcttttccagtcacactcacgtttaaaatcttttgaagtcgaCAGATCGGACAATCCTTTCcccttctcgccgatgatattcagagcctgatgatattcagatcagaaggaatcatTTGAGTTTGTCATGAGTTTGATGTGATGTTTGATATTTCTGTCTGCAATTCTTcgtcttccaatatcctttaaaaacaatttataaAAGTTATCAATGTTGGTACAGGATTGAAATTCGGAGCAGACAATtcgagtttctatggaacattatttcctctcgtGTTCGAGCTTCTGggtcataacatagaacatacagtgcagaaggccattcggcccatcgtgtctgcaccgactcacttaagccctcacttccatctcaataacccctcctaacctttttggacattaagggcaatttagcatggccaatccacctaacctgcacgtctttggacagtgggaggaaaccggagcacctggaggaaacccacgcagacacggggagaacgtgcagactccgcacagacagtgacccagcgggtaatcgaacctgggaccctggcactgtgaagccacagtgctatccacttgtgctaccgtgctgcccgttgctgTAGAataacagagggcagcacggtagcattgtggatagcacaattgcttcacagctccagggtcccaggttcgattccccgctgggtcactgtctgtgcggagtctgcacatcctccctgtgtgtacgtgggtttcctctggatgctccggtttcctcccacagtccaaagatgtgcaggttaggtggattggccatgataaattgcccttggtgtccaaaattgcccttagtgttgggtggggttactgggttatggggatagggtggagatgttgaccttgggtagggtgctctttccaagagccggtgcagactcgatgggccgaatggtctccttctgcactgtaaattctatgaaaggaggCAAGAGCTCTGCTTCTCCACAAACACCTTTGTTTCTTTGATCCCACTTCACACACAAATCTCTATGAACAAATAGTGCCACCTGTAACCCCTTTATGTATCAGTGGcttctattggataattgacatcaaattagtatttaattggaaagtctgttaacccattcctaacatcTTGTTCGCCAAAGTCTGTAAATCTCCTtcgcacacaatctccctccattctcactctgctgtatgtaatattcaccctcccaattctcttgAAGGTGCTGGTTCATGTTGATAGACACATCCAAGCTCAAGTCACTGcatcctgaccaggacacagagattataataggagcaagaataggtcattcggcccaccgagtctgctcaaccattcaatgagatccttggccgatctacctcagcaccattttcccacacgatccccatatcttttgatatcttcaatatctacaaacctatcaatatttgtcttgaacatacctgatgactgaggctgcgcattcctctggggtagagaattccaaagcttcaccacatcctcgagtgaagaaatcccaaatTTCGAgtgaccaattatttttttccaattaatgtgcaatttagcgtggccaatccacctaccctgcacatctttgggttgtggatgtgagacGTACGCAAACAcggtaagaatgtgcaaactccacacggacagtgacccagggctgggatcgaacacgggtccttggcgccgtgaggcagcaatgctaaccatggtGCGAGCAGAGACCAATCTTTTTGTCAGACAAATAAATGCATCAACCTGTTAAGGAGatgggtgggaggagttggaaacactttgtggagccgcGAACCTACATGGAAATATTTATTTCTCATAATAAGTTTTGGCTCAAATCATcaatctgatctctggcaaggaaggaatccCTGGCAGATGggaggggaggattcacaaacacccgctggaggccccaaacccccataagacccattggttttattgtcagtctgcagacaggagctggagaacagaatccaggcagaggagagggagggagaaaactgggagtggaggaaaaaaatggtgcagatggtgagatgggtttgactTTCAGCCCAGGGAAGAGGGAGAATATGTGGGATGGGGAAAAACGTTCCAGAGAAACAAGAATTGTTTGTTCAGAATTTCTATACTGGATTGACAGTGATGGcatttgtttatttttaattaaaaaatttaaGATTACCCAATTTTCTTTCTCCCAATTGAGGCGTAATTTTTGcaaggccaattcaccgaccctgcacatctttttggattgcgggggtgagtctcacacagacacggggagaatgcacaaactccatatggacagtgacccggggacaggatcaaacccggatcctcggctaaccactgagccaccgttcctgcccctagtgatgacttttgtaaacttcttttacaggatattacaaggggaggatttacagatggaaactcaaatcaaacttcacatcaagatttaacagagtcacttcattcatcaggacctgaatatcattggcctgtgaatgtggaagaagaaatgtttgtctgtaggaaaagattttcttctgaagaaaataaatttagattacccaatttatttttccaattaaggggcaattttagcgtggccaatccacctaccctgaacatctttgggttgtggaggtgagacacacgcagacacgggaagattgtgcaaactccacacagacagtgacccggggccggcatcgataCCAGATCCCCAGcgccataggcaacagtgctaaccactgcgctaccctgcCACCCCTAGGGTTGTGTTTCTGACATGGGTCTCATTGTGACTGAACAGAGCCACACATGTGGTCAGGTATCCGTTGAGTTAGTGGGAACCATGGAGCAGAATTTGCTTGTTTCTTTCCTTCTCTGTTGCTACTCCGATCAGCAATTAGATATTTGGGTCTGTGAAAACCGGGGCGGTCAAGTTCCAAGACAAAGGGTATTGCAGTTTGCTGGccaggttgtctccattctgagcAATGTGGAATAAGCTTCTCCCAATAATTGAAAATattgcccccaacaaacatggcggCCGCACATGCGCTCTCCTGCTCATTGTCCCGAGTAAAGATGGCGGTCGTTATTCCGAACTGATCACTGGACCCTCTCAGTCCCGCTCCGTGAAATGGGATAACTAGGAAGTAGTTTTTCCGTAATGGGCTTGCACAACAAGTTTAAAAAACTTTCACACCCACCAGCCAGACCTATCGCTCCCTGCGTTGCACAATATTCCTCTTACGCTTTGTGGATCCGAGATAAAATCTCTCCATCGCCattacccgcactgcgcatgctttaTTCGAAGACCCACCCACCCTCATTCACTACGATTGGTTGGAGGATCATCCGCTCCCGCTCGGTCCTCCAGAaaccgccccctcttcctattcagccggagctgccgtcaatcactccccgggcattgtgttgtgggcatgcgcagtgcggcttatGTCCAGGGACAGAGCGCCCTGCCCCACACTACGTCTACTCGGGCCTGTgtcggggaaaagcccgagcagctttcacCGGTTCAGCTGCTGTATCCGGGCTTCGCATTCTGGGCTTGGACGGGGTTTTTATGAAGCCACCGAACACATGcgccggctccatccctccctcatgacTTACCCGATATCAGATCGACTGAGAATTTCCAAACAACCGCCTCAACAGGAGCTACTCCAGGCACTGCGCATACTCCAAATCGTCATgtccggggagtgattgacggcagctccgggccAATTGGAATAGGGGGCGGGAGTGGAGGACCGAGCGGGAAGGGCTGGTCCTCCaatcaatcggagtgaatgaggggcggggctgagcccggatctccctcattggctgaaagtctgcatcattttgaaaactgatttgtctcaactccagaagaaaactggacctttctgtttgtggctttaaacaggtTCTTCATGTTGTTGCAGGAAAGTGAGGTCTGTCGAATGTTAGGTTTTACACAGCACACAGTCAGCCTGCAGTTTTGCGCTGGGTAAAGAatctgcaaacaaggcaagagaataaacaattaatggtaggaccctagaggatcagagggaccttggcggGCATATCCATAGGTCCCTGAAGACAGGAGGCCAGATAGATAGGGtgattaaaaaggaatatggaatacttgcctttattaactaaggcatagaatataggagcagggaggttataatggagctgtataaaatgctggttagaccacagctggagtagtgtgcggagttctggaaggaagtgattgcacttgagaggatgcagagtagattcaccaggatgtcctgggctggagtatttcagctaacaagagagactggatcggctgggattgttttcctttgagcagagaTGGTtgagagggacctgattgaggtataaaaTTATTCAGTGAATTAGGGGTgaataggaaggaa
This portion of the Scyliorhinus torazame isolate Kashiwa2021f chromosome 5, sScyTor2.1, whole genome shotgun sequence genome encodes:
- the LOC140419634 gene encoding uncharacterized protein produces the protein MQNMEKPWKCGDCGKGYRFPSELETHRRSHTGERPFTCSQCGQRFCALSNVRKHQQLHTGERPFTCSQCGKGFHTLSNLQSHQRVHTGERPFTCSQCGKGFSDLSTLRRHQRVHTGERPFTCSQCGKGFTQLSILRSHQRIHTGERPFICSQCGKGFRDLPNLRIHQRVHTGERPFTCSQCGKGFTQSSSLRTHQRVHTGEKPFTCSQCGQRFRASSNLRNHQRVHTGEKLFTCSQCGERFSDLSSLQTHQRIHTGERPFTCSQCGKGFIDSSMLQRHQQVHTGEKPFTCSLCGNGFTQLSSLQTHQRVHTGERPFTCS